In Mycobacterium sp. JS623, one genomic interval encodes:
- a CDS encoding peroxiredoxin, which produces MLEVGTEAPDFTLKEQHGQSVTLSRFRAVKDVLLVFFPLAFTGICQGELDEIRDHLADYQNDDTATLSISVGPPPTHKVWAAQSGFTFPVLSDFWPHGAVAQSYGVFNDETGFANRGTFVVDRSGVIRFAEMKQPGEARDQVVWTDALRALQSV; this is translated from the coding sequence GTGCTGGAAGTCGGTACCGAGGCGCCGGACTTCACGCTCAAGGAGCAGCACGGCCAGTCCGTCACGCTGAGCAGATTTCGAGCCGTCAAGGACGTGCTGCTGGTGTTCTTCCCGCTGGCGTTCACTGGCATCTGCCAGGGCGAGCTGGACGAGATCCGCGACCACCTGGCGGACTACCAGAACGACGACACGGCGACGCTGTCGATCTCGGTGGGTCCGCCGCCAACGCACAAGGTCTGGGCGGCGCAAAGCGGCTTCACCTTTCCGGTGCTGTCTGACTTCTGGCCGCACGGCGCGGTCGCGCAGTCCTATGGCGTGTTCAACGACGAGACCGGCTTCGCCAATCGCGGCACCTTCGTGGTTGATCGCTCAGGCGTGATCCGGTTCGCGGAAATGAAGCAGCCGGGGGAGGCGCGTGATCAGGTCGTGTGGACCGACGCGCTCAGAGCGCTGCAATCGGTCTGA
- a CDS encoding DUF3052 domain-containing protein codes for MVAADDAPNYARRLGIQQDQVVQELGWDEDVDDDIRADIEEACGGELLDEDADEVIDVVLMWWRDGDGDLVDNLMDAITPLADDGVIWVVTPKTGQPGHVQPAEIAESAPTAGLMQTSSANLGDWIASRLVQPKSKAAGRR; via the coding sequence GTGGTCGCGGCGGACGACGCCCCGAACTACGCCCGCAGACTGGGCATCCAACAAGATCAGGTCGTGCAGGAGTTGGGCTGGGACGAGGACGTCGACGACGACATCCGGGCCGACATCGAAGAGGCGTGCGGCGGCGAGTTGCTCGACGAGGACGCCGACGAAGTCATCGATGTGGTCCTGATGTGGTGGCGCGACGGCGACGGCGACCTGGTCGACAACCTGATGGATGCCATCACCCCGTTGGCCGACGACGGCGTGATCTGGGTGGTAACCCCGAAGACGGGTCAGCCGGGCCATGTTCAACCTGCTGAAATCGCCGAATCGGCGCCGACTGCGGGCCTGATGCAGACGTCGTCGGCCAATCTCGGCGACTGGATCGCCAGCAGGCTGGTGCAGCCGAAGTCCAAGGCAGCTGGGCGGCGATGA